A part of Halobaculum sp. MBLA0143 genomic DNA contains:
- a CDS encoding GAF domain-containing protein, producing MTGGTVLCVDEEGSVADTATVVDDETEFEPLTRTTAAGAREAIRDHPVVCVVTEYSLPDGSGLEVVEALREHAPQTPCVLFTDARPGEIDTDSFEELIVEYLDRTLPSAGEELAFVVDDLVAHSAQVGFLAPDDEASRLAALAEYEVDELPITESFERITDLIADHFDIEVAFVGLIEEDEENFLACTGADWDSLTREDTICTHSMLQEDVMVVEDARTDDRFSSNEQLLNLGIQFYAGANVTTPDGHVIGQVCALDDEPRQLSEPERERLQKYADTVTEILELRQSLRDARTATAEVEP from the coding sequence GTGACAGGGGGAACGGTACTTTGTGTCGACGAGGAGGGGTCGGTGGCCGACACCGCGACCGTCGTCGACGACGAGACGGAGTTCGAACCGCTGACGCGGACGACGGCTGCGGGCGCACGGGAGGCGATCAGAGACCACCCCGTCGTCTGTGTCGTGACGGAGTACAGTCTCCCGGACGGCTCCGGGCTGGAGGTGGTCGAGGCGCTGCGTGAACACGCGCCACAGACGCCGTGTGTCCTGTTCACGGACGCCCGGCCGGGGGAGATCGACACCGACTCCTTCGAGGAGCTGATCGTGGAGTACTTGGACAGGACGCTGCCGTCTGCGGGTGAGGAGCTGGCGTTCGTCGTGGACGACCTCGTCGCCCACAGCGCACAGGTCGGCTTCCTCGCGCCCGACGACGAGGCGTCGCGGCTGGCGGCGCTGGCGGAGTACGAGGTCGACGAACTGCCGATCACGGAGAGCTTCGAGCGAATCACCGACCTGATCGCCGACCACTTCGACATCGAGGTGGCGTTCGTCGGGCTGATCGAGGAAGACGAGGAGAACTTCCTGGCGTGTACGGGTGCCGACTGGGACTCGCTCACGCGAGAGGACACGATCTGCACACACAGCATGCTCCAAGAGGACGTGATGGTGGTCGAGGACGCACGGACGGACGATCGGTTCTCCAGCAACGAACAGCTCCTGAACCTCGGGATCCAGTTCTACGCCGGGGCCAACGTCACCACGCCCGACGGTCACGTCATCGGCCAGGTGTGCGCGCTGGACGACGAGCCGCGGCAGCTCTCGGAGCCGGAACGGGAGCGGCTCCAGAAGTACGCCGACACGGTGACGGAGATTCTGGAACTGCGACAGTCGTTGCGTGACGCCCGCACGGCGACCGCGGAGGTGGAGCCGTGA
- a CDS encoding aryl-sulfate sulfotransferase: MDRGLAAVAVGLTLLVVGLGASAVAAPDPGGAAADPDGVTTTDTVDPTETATTESTETASTASTQTSSPASTQPSLSGTLVGVQGSGGYMSGGYVELAGERVLRDSVDTYFDVSSLSDGRLLAAWMDAGRSECGPYESPCARTGFVVFDQEGAVVNRFSFPVRTSHNSEVHDVEALPDGGFVLTDMDRERVMIVRDGEVTWQWNASEFYEAPPDPTTRDWLHVNDVDRIGDGRFLVSVRNANQLLVLERRGDDGEVVEVINADRGGSDASCTEGARLYDADGDGDVRCGNPDAFREQHNPQWLGPGAVLVADSGNDRVVELHRRNGVWRPVWALTGANGRSFSWPRDADRLPNGNTLVTDSRGRRVVEVTESGETVWSYSTGNGIVYEADRLPAGERPRGPLYASDRPPTGVDDGTATDGRTATVTPGGTGTEVVEVGPGESRLPVFGEAARLVRAGLPWLPLWLRGPQVALSAASLLLVVGGVVDAVWRRR, from the coding sequence ATGGACCGGGGGCTCGCCGCCGTCGCCGTCGGCCTGACGCTGCTCGTCGTCGGACTGGGAGCGAGTGCGGTCGCCGCGCCCGACCCCGGCGGGGCGGCCGCGGACCCGGACGGCGTGACTACGACCGACACCGTCGACCCGACCGAGACGGCGACGACAGAGTCGACCGAGACCGCGTCCACAGCGTCGACACAGACTTCCTCGCCGGCGTCGACGCAACCTTCCCTGTCGGGGACACTCGTCGGCGTCCAGGGGAGCGGCGGTTACATGAGCGGCGGCTACGTGGAACTCGCGGGCGAACGGGTGCTCCGCGACTCCGTCGACACCTACTTCGACGTGTCGTCGTTGTCCGACGGCCGGCTGCTGGCGGCGTGGATGGACGCCGGGCGGTCGGAGTGTGGACCCTACGAGTCCCCGTGTGCACGGACGGGCTTCGTCGTGTTCGACCAGGAGGGGGCGGTCGTGAACCGGTTCTCGTTCCCCGTCCGGACCTCTCACAACAGCGAGGTCCACGACGTAGAGGCGCTGCCGGACGGCGGGTTCGTCCTGACGGACATGGACCGCGAGCGGGTGATGATCGTCCGTGACGGCGAGGTGACGTGGCAGTGGAACGCCAGCGAGTTCTACGAGGCGCCGCCGGACCCGACGACACGCGACTGGCTCCACGTGAACGACGTCGACCGGATCGGCGACGGTCGGTTCCTGGTGTCCGTCCGCAACGCCAACCAACTGCTCGTGTTGGAGCGGCGGGGCGACGACGGCGAGGTGGTCGAGGTGATCAACGCCGACCGCGGCGGCTCCGACGCCTCCTGTACCGAGGGGGCACGCCTGTACGACGCGGACGGGGACGGCGACGTGCGCTGTGGCAACCCGGACGCCTTCCGCGAGCAACACAACCCACAGTGGCTCGGCCCGGGGGCGGTGCTCGTCGCGGACTCCGGCAACGACCGCGTGGTGGAACTCCACCGCCGGAACGGGGTCTGGCGACCGGTGTGGGCGCTGACGGGCGCGAACGGTCGGTCGTTCTCCTGGCCCCGGGACGCCGACCGGCTGCCGAACGGCAACACGCTCGTGACCGACTCTCGTGGCCGGCGGGTCGTCGAGGTGACGGAGTCGGGCGAGACGGTGTGGTCGTACTCGACGGGCAACGGCATCGTGTACGAGGCCGACCGACTCCCCGCCGGGGAACGACCCCGTGGCCCGTTGTACGCGAGCGACCGTCCGCCGACGGGTGTCGACGACGGGACGGCGACGGACGGCCGTACGGCGACCGTGACGCCCGGCGGGACCGGAACCGAAGTCGTCGAGGTCGGCCCCGGCGAGAGCCGACTGCCGGTGTTCGGGGAGGCCGCGCGGCTGGTCCGAGCGGGGCTGCCGTGGCTGCCGCTGTGGCTCCGCGGACCGCAGGTCGCGCTCTCCGCCGCGTCGCTCCTGCTCGTCGTCGGCGGTGTCGTCGACGCGGTCTGGCGCCGACGGTAG
- a CDS encoding NUDIX hydrolase, with amino-acid sequence MSDDTELAWETVGTELEYDCPGFGVRRDDVRLPDGRETDYHYVDEPPAVVILPLTADSEAVLVEEWRQAVGRVNRGLPAGTVERATEPADAPEPWFDADPTYESVETAARRELAEETGYEADEIHRLTSVEPSNGVSQTVHHHVLATGCTPGSGQDLDDDETIRVATTAFEELRDAVLAGEVQDGRTALAVHQFLASGHATELGLDTE; translated from the coding sequence GTGAGCGACGACACGGAACTCGCCTGGGAGACGGTCGGGACGGAACTGGAGTACGACTGCCCCGGGTTCGGGGTACGACGCGACGACGTGCGGCTGCCGGACGGCCGCGAGACGGACTACCACTACGTCGACGAGCCGCCGGCGGTCGTCATCTTGCCGCTGACGGCCGACAGCGAGGCAGTGTTGGTAGAAGAGTGGCGTCAGGCCGTGGGTCGCGTCAACCGCGGGCTGCCGGCCGGCACCGTCGAACGTGCCACCGAGCCCGCAGACGCGCCGGAGCCGTGGTTCGACGCCGACCCGACGTACGAGTCCGTCGAGACCGCCGCCCGGCGCGAACTCGCCGAGGAGACGGGGTACGAGGCCGACGAGATCCACCGGCTGACGAGCGTCGAGCCCTCCAACGGGGTGAGCCAGACCGTCCACCACCACGTCCTGGCGACGGGCTGTACGCCCGGGTCGGGCCAGGATCTCGACGACGACGAGACGATCCGGGTCGCGACGACGGCGTTCGAGGAACTGCGCGACGCGGTCCTCGCCGGCGAGGTGCAGGACGGCCGCACTGCGCTGGCCGTCCACCAGTTCCTGGCGAGCGGCCACGCGACCGAGCTCGGGCTCGACACGGAGTGA
- a CDS encoding S1C family serine protease, translating to MDGDYERLYRETAPSVVSVYREAGRRGAGSGFVYDADHVLTNEHVVRGSDSVDVRYANAAWTTGVVVGSDSYTDLAVVQVPDRPADADPLTVADGDAAPTPGRPVAALGNPLGLDGSITTGVVSGVNRSMPTSGGFAVPDVVQTDAPIDRGNSGGPLVSAADDGYPVVGVNRAKSGDSVGFAVSARVIAAVVPALIAEGRYRHASLGVETVDVTPRVATANGLDTPRGVVVVGNRDGTTPLRGSRGTRRVRGTRVPVGGDVVVGFAGHDVRSHEELTRLLLTDATPGESVGLTVVRNGHERDLTVTPTERPVTRRDRERAAGDATTIPVE from the coding sequence ATGGACGGAGACTACGAGCGGCTCTACCGCGAGACGGCGCCGTCGGTGGTGTCGGTGTACCGCGAGGCCGGTCGTCGCGGCGCCGGCTCCGGCTTCGTGTACGACGCAGACCACGTTCTGACGAACGAACACGTCGTTCGGGGGAGCGACAGCGTCGACGTGCGGTACGCGAACGCGGCCTGGACGACCGGTGTCGTCGTCGGCAGCGACAGCTACACCGACCTCGCCGTCGTCCAGGTTCCGGACCGCCCGGCCGACGCCGACCCGTTGACAGTGGCGGACGGTGACGCGGCGCCGACGCCCGGCCGGCCGGTGGCCGCGCTGGGCAACCCGCTCGGGCTCGACGGCTCCATCACGACCGGCGTCGTCAGCGGCGTGAACCGTTCGATGCCGACCTCCGGCGGGTTCGCCGTCCCGGACGTGGTCCAGACCGACGCCCCCATCGACCGAGGCAACAGCGGCGGGCCGCTCGTGTCGGCCGCGGACGACGGCTACCCGGTCGTCGGCGTCAACCGGGCGAAGTCCGGCGACAGCGTCGGGTTCGCCGTCTCCGCCCGGGTGATCGCGGCGGTCGTCCCGGCGCTGATCGCCGAGGGGCGGTACCGCCACGCCTCGTTGGGTGTCGAGACGGTAGACGTGACGCCGCGGGTGGCGACCGCGAACGGGCTCGACACACCCCGTGGTGTCGTCGTCGTCGGCAACCGCGACGGGACGACGCCGCTGCGGGGGAGCCGCGGCACACGCCGCGTCCGCGGCACCCGCGTGCCGGTCGGGGGCGACGTGGTCGTCGGCTTCGCCGGGCACGACGTGCGGTCACACGAGGAGCTCACGCGACTCCTCCTCACGGACGCCACGCCGGGTGAGTCGGTCGGGCTGACGGTCGTCCGGAACGGCCACGAGCGGGACCTCACCGTGACGCCGACGGAACGCCCCGTCACCCGACGGGACCGCGAGCGTGCGGCCGGCGACGCCACGACGATCCCGGTGGAGTAG
- the nth gene encoding endonuclease III, with protein MSTEPTEWTPDAVRDLHDDLVELYEPVEREETGAETDAAPEGEHGTTADARGVEQLLTTILSQNVADQNTRRAADSLFSTYDDFRAIEEAPLEELAETVRVAGLPETKAERIQRSLSAIREETGGAYSLAFLDAMTTDDAKGWLTEIKGIGPKTASVVLNFHFGKPTMAVDTHVERVSKRFGLVPESATNQRAHDVLDEVIPDDLKYPLHVLLIRHGRTHCTARSPDCDNPVCGAHCDCEDC; from the coding sequence ATGTCGACCGAGCCGACGGAGTGGACACCGGATGCCGTCCGGGACCTCCACGACGACCTCGTCGAACTGTACGAGCCCGTCGAACGCGAGGAGACGGGCGCGGAGACGGACGCCGCCCCGGAGGGTGAACACGGGACGACCGCCGACGCCCGCGGGGTCGAACAGCTGCTGACGACGATCCTCTCGCAGAACGTCGCCGACCAGAACACGCGCCGGGCCGCAGACAGTCTGTTCTCGACGTACGACGACTTCCGGGCCATCGAGGAGGCACCGTTGGAGGAGCTGGCGGAGACAGTCCGGGTCGCGGGCCTGCCGGAGACGAAGGCAGAACGCATCCAACGGTCGCTGTCGGCGATCCGGGAGGAGACCGGCGGCGCCTACTCGTTGGCGTTCCTGGACGCGATGACGACTGACGACGCGAAGGGGTGGCTCACGGAGATCAAAGGGATCGGTCCGAAGACGGCGAGTGTCGTCCTCAACTTCCACTTCGGCAAGCCGACGATGGCCGTCGACACCCACGTCGAACGGGTGTCCAAGCGGTTCGGGCTCGTCCCGGAGTCGGCGACGAACCAACGCGCTCACGACGTGTTAGACGAGGTGATCCCGGACGACCTGAAGTACCCGTTGCACGTCCTGTTGATCCGACACGGCCGCACACACTGCACCGCGCGGTCGCCGGACTGTGACAACCCCGTCTGTGGGGCCCACTGCGACTGCGAGGACTGCTGA
- a CDS encoding ATP-binding protein — MADAVVSRAPGFVSRTAELSRLRELYRSNSAELAVVYGRRRLGKTELVSQSLDGRADAVVYQARQKTRALQIEQFLDRAAESYPGVSRLRPDWEPILTYLGQNDAVVVLDEFPYLVAEDESLPSVVQALFDREFDDAAPTFVLVGSSISTMEEAALLGSSPLYGRSSLKLDVRELPFGAATEFLDDPTPTEAVFLWGVFGGVPYYLERLDPTASLAANVHDTVLSVHGTLHDEPDYVLRMELKEPTRYFSILEAIAGGNTGRNEVAGATGIEYNSLSTYLSRLERLRLIERTVPVTERPERSKRGRYRLRDSFFRFWFRFVYGAGGRNDELGHEAFETLIRPELPDFVAPAFERLCRGALRPLYPDLTVTETGRWWYGEHEIDAVGLTAGDTLVVGECKFQSSPAGFDALESLRSHTAELRWSPPDGGDRHVQYALFSRSGFTESLTTLADERDDVRLFDIGDVVAAHAGTDPGPTA; from the coding sequence TTGGCGGACGCCGTCGTCAGCCGTGCGCCAGGGTTCGTGAGCCGGACGGCGGAGCTGTCGCGGCTCCGGGAGCTGTACCGCTCGAATTCGGCGGAGCTCGCGGTCGTGTACGGCCGGCGACGGCTGGGGAAGACGGAACTCGTCTCGCAGTCGCTGGACGGGCGGGCGGACGCAGTCGTCTACCAGGCCCGGCAGAAGACCCGCGCGCTCCAGATCGAGCAGTTCCTCGACAGAGCCGCGGAGTCGTACCCCGGGGTGAGTCGACTCCGCCCGGACTGGGAGCCGATTCTCACGTACCTCGGACAGAACGACGCCGTCGTCGTGTTAGACGAGTTCCCGTACCTCGTCGCGGAAGACGAGAGTCTGCCGTCCGTCGTCCAAGCACTGTTCGATCGGGAGTTCGACGACGCCGCGCCGACGTTCGTCCTCGTCGGCTCCTCGATCAGCACGATGGAGGAGGCTGCTCTCCTGGGGTCGAGCCCGCTGTACGGGCGGTCTTCGCTGAAGCTGGACGTTCGGGAACTCCCGTTCGGGGCCGCGACGGAGTTTCTCGACGACCCGACACCGACGGAGGCGGTGTTTCTCTGGGGTGTGTTCGGCGGTGTGCCGTACTACCTCGAACGACTCGACCCGACGGCGTCGCTGGCGGCGAACGTCCACGACACGGTCCTGTCGGTCCACGGAACGCTCCACGACGAGCCGGACTACGTCCTCCGAATGGAGCTCAAGGAGCCGACCCGGTACTTCTCGATCTTGGAGGCGATTGCGGGCGGTAACACGGGCCGCAACGAGGTCGCGGGCGCGACCGGAATCGAGTACAACAGCCTGTCGACGTACCTGAGCCGACTCGAACGGCTGCGGCTGATCGAGCGGACTGTCCCAGTGACAGAACGGCCGGAGCGGTCGAAGCGGGGCCGCTACCGGCTGCGCGACAGCTTCTTCAGGTTCTGGTTCCGGTTCGTCTACGGTGCCGGCGGTCGGAACGACGAGCTCGGCCACGAGGCGTTCGAGACGCTGATCCGGCCGGAACTGCCCGACTTCGTCGCCCCCGCGTTCGAGCGGCTGTGTCGCGGGGCGCTCCGACCGCTGTACCCCGACCTGACCGTCACGGAGACCGGGCGGTGGTGGTACGGTGAACACGAGATCGACGCCGTCGGACTCACGGCCGGCGACACGCTCGTCGTCGGGGAGTGCAAGTTCCAGTCGTCGCCGGCGGGGTTCGACGCTCTCGAATCACTCCGGAGCCACACGGCAGAGCTCCGGTGGTCTCCCCCCGACGGAGGTGACCGCCACGTGCAGTACGCGCTGTTCTCTCGCAGCGGGTTCACGGAGTCGCTGACGACGCTGGCAGACGAACGAGACGACGTTCGGCTGTTCGACATCGGAGACGTGGTGGCCGCCCACGCCGGCACCGACCCCGGACCGACGGCCTGA
- the gltB gene encoding glutamate synthase large subunit codes for MTDTDVQPDRDEGAVAADNEVAAGGGLADPAESRANCGVGGVVDLEGAPTHDTVTDALGLLADMEHRGAKGADPDTGDGAGVMIERPDDFFRAVVDCDLPETYAVGTFFLPPNGVDAARETVETQLAAHDVTTLAWRAVPTAPDRAELGETARTAEPAVWQAFVAPAGDADTERFDRDLYVGRRAVESAFDDGDESREPYVVSLDRERVVYKGLLTAEQLRDYYPDLRDDRLRSRVALVHARFSTNTLGAWHLAHPYRNVVHNGEFNTVDGNVSWMRAREADLAGGGFTDEELETIRPVVTDPDQSDTATVDESLDLLLQGGRELPHALRMLVPEAYRGDPEMSADRRDFYDFHASLVEPWDGPALVIGFDGDQVAGVLDRNGLRPCRYDVTTDGRLIVASEAGALQTPPERVERRGRLRPGEVFVADLEDGRVVPDEEVFADLTDERYGEWVEAESRDVQTVAASVDTGAAANAGEADAPDAATDPGAYPPDLRRRQVAAGYSHDQLNTMLEPMVRDGKDPVGSMGDDTPPSVLSDSRRSLFDYFVQGFAQVSNPPIDYIREDLVTTLETRLGPQRNLLSESPEHARQVVCEQPLLTDEQAAAVERLGEATDGDLTATTLDTTFPVDTTDLETAVADLRERAADAVRDGTDVLVLSDRAEDDERAAIPALLATAAVHTGLVREGLRARTGLVVQSAHACEVHHVACLIGYGAGAVHPQLAYDSVRELVAGDDGADPQEAIAAYRGAVADGLSKTMARMGISALSSYQGAAVFAAVGLEASFLDRYFTDTASKTEGIGLDELEADVRARHADAYDREPELPRTGEHAHRSDGERHGWNPDSVGALHGAVREGDREQWEAYADAVNGGDRPDAIRDTLAFDSDRDPIPVEEVEPVTEIVERFSTAAMSLGSLSPEAHETNAAAMNRIGGKSNTGEGGEPPERFDTERGCYVKQVASGRFGVTTEYLRAAEEIQIKMAQGSKPGEGGHLPGSKVNDLIAHVRCSTPGVGLISPPPQHDIYSIEDLKQLIHDLKSVNPDADVNVKLVAGSGIGTIAAGVAKANADAVHVSGHSGGTGASPRTSIKHAGLPWELGLAETNQMLRETGLRDRIRVSTDGGLKTGRDVAVAALLGAEEFAFGTASLVSSGCVMARQCHQNTCPVGVATQREDLRDRFPGEPEHVIQFMQFVAQELREILADLGYRSVEEVVGRPDLLSRREELPGRADTLDPSAVLATPADGPRTKRQSQPTPAGDQLEDRLLSRIGDHVREGTSVQVEHPVTNADRTVGATVSRRVIDAHGGDGLPEDTVELDFHGAAGQSFGAFLASGVTATVTGTANDYVGKGLSGGTVVVRAPSEAAYDPAEEVAIGNVALYGATDGAAYVEGVAGERFAVRNSGATAVVEGVGDHGCEYMTGGVVAVLGEVGRNFAAGMSGGVAYVYDPDGTAADRVNRGMVSTSDTLSDRDRAMLRRLVENHAARTDSDHARELLADWDRVVGEFLRVFPDPYADVLAAGDAEDVRADLPPRVADATGESPGVLGDD; via the coding sequence ATGACAGACACTGACGTGCAACCCGACCGCGACGAGGGGGCCGTCGCGGCCGACAACGAGGTAGCCGCCGGCGGTGGGCTCGCCGACCCGGCAGAGAGTCGAGCCAACTGTGGCGTCGGCGGCGTGGTCGACCTGGAGGGGGCCCCGACGCACGACACGGTCACGGACGCGCTCGGACTCCTGGCGGACATGGAACACCGCGGCGCGAAGGGCGCAGACCCGGACACCGGCGACGGCGCCGGCGTGATGATCGAGCGACCGGACGACTTCTTCCGTGCCGTCGTCGACTGCGATCTCCCCGAGACGTACGCCGTCGGGACGTTCTTCCTGCCGCCGAACGGTGTCGACGCCGCCCGCGAGACCGTCGAGACGCAGTTGGCTGCCCACGACGTGACGACACTCGCCTGGCGCGCCGTGCCGACGGCGCCCGACCGCGCCGAACTGGGAGAGACGGCACGAACGGCGGAGCCGGCCGTCTGGCAGGCGTTCGTCGCGCCCGCGGGCGACGCCGACACGGAGCGGTTCGACCGCGACCTCTACGTCGGCCGTCGGGCCGTCGAGTCGGCGTTCGACGACGGAGACGAGAGTCGGGAGCCGTACGTCGTCTCGCTGGACCGCGAGCGTGTCGTGTACAAGGGACTGTTGACGGCCGAGCAGCTCCGCGACTACTACCCGGACCTCCGTGACGACCGCCTCCGCTCGCGGGTCGCGCTGGTCCACGCCCGGTTCTCGACGAACACGCTGGGCGCCTGGCACCTCGCGCACCCGTACCGGAACGTCGTCCACAACGGGGAGTTCAACACGGTCGACGGCAACGTCTCCTGGATGCGGGCCCGGGAGGCGGACCTGGCCGGCGGCGGCTTCACCGACGAGGAACTGGAGACGATCAGGCCGGTCGTCACCGACCCGGACCAGTCCGACACCGCGACCGTCGACGAGTCGTTGGACCTGTTGCTCCAGGGCGGCCGGGAGCTCCCCCACGCGCTCCGGATGCTCGTGCCGGAGGCGTACCGTGGCGACCCGGAGATGTCGGCCGACCGGCGCGACTTCTACGACTTCCACGCCTCGCTCGTGGAGCCGTGGGACGGGCCGGCGCTCGTGATCGGCTTCGACGGCGACCAGGTCGCCGGCGTGTTGGACCGCAACGGGCTCCGACCGTGTCGGTACGACGTGACGACGGACGGCCGGCTGATCGTCGCCAGCGAGGCCGGCGCCCTACAGACGCCGCCGGAACGGGTCGAGCGACGCGGCCGACTCCGACCGGGCGAGGTGTTCGTCGCCGACCTGGAGGACGGTCGGGTCGTCCCGGACGAGGAGGTGTTCGCGGACCTGACGGACGAGCGCTACGGAGAGTGGGTCGAGGCGGAGTCGCGGGACGTCCAGACGGTCGCCGCGAGCGTCGACACCGGCGCGGCGGCGAACGCGGGCGAGGCGGACGCGCCGGACGCCGCCACGGACCCGGGGGCGTACCCCCCTGACCTCCGCCGACGCCAGGTGGCGGCGGGCTACAGCCACGACCAACTGAACACGATGCTGGAACCGATGGTACGCGACGGGAAGGACCCGGTCGGCTCGATGGGCGACGACACGCCGCCGTCCGTCCTGTCCGACAGCCGGCGGTCGTTGTTCGACTACTTCGTCCAGGGGTTCGCGCAGGTGTCGAACCCGCCCATCGACTACATCCGCGAGGACTTGGTCACCACGCTGGAGACCCGGCTCGGGCCACAACGGAACCTCCTGTCGGAGTCGCCGGAGCACGCCCGGCAGGTCGTCTGTGAGCAGCCGTTGCTGACGGACGAGCAGGCCGCGGCCGTCGAACGACTGGGCGAGGCGACCGACGGCGACCTCACCGCGACGACGCTCGACACGACGTTCCCGGTGGACACGACGGATCTGGAGACGGCCGTCGCCGACCTCCGCGAACGAGCGGCCGACGCCGTCCGCGACGGGACGGACGTGCTCGTCCTCTCGGACCGCGCGGAAGACGACGAGCGGGCGGCGATTCCGGCGCTGCTGGCGACCGCCGCGGTCCACACCGGTCTGGTCAGAGAGGGGCTCCGCGCCCGAACGGGGCTCGTCGTCCAGTCGGCTCACGCCTGTGAGGTTCACCACGTCGCGTGTCTGATCGGCTACGGTGCCGGCGCCGTCCACCCGCAGCTGGCGTACGACTCCGTCCGGGAGCTCGTCGCCGGCGACGACGGGGCAGACCCGCAGGAGGCGATTGCGGCGTACCGCGGTGCCGTCGCCGACGGGCTCTCGAAGACGATGGCGCGGATGGGAATCTCGGCGTTGTCGTCGTACCAGGGGGCGGCCGTGTTCGCGGCCGTCGGCCTGGAGGCGTCGTTCCTCGACCGGTACTTCACCGACACGGCGTCGAAGACGGAGGGGATCGGTCTCGACGAGCTCGAGGCGGACGTGCGAGCGCGTCACGCCGACGCCTACGACCGCGAGCCGGAGCTGCCACGCACCGGCGAGCACGCCCACCGGAGCGACGGTGAGCGACACGGCTGGAACCCGGACTCCGTCGGCGCGCTCCACGGCGCCGTCCGCGAGGGGGACCGCGAGCAGTGGGAGGCGTACGCCGACGCCGTCAACGGCGGCGACCGCCCGGACGCGATCCGAGACACGCTCGCGTTCGACTCCGACCGCGACCCGATTCCGGTCGAAGAGGTAGAGCCCGTGACGGAGATCGTCGAGCGGTTCTCGACGGCCGCGATGTCGCTCGGCTCGCTGTCGCCGGAGGCCCACGAGACGAACGCCGCCGCGATGAACCGGATCGGCGGCAAGTCCAACACCGGCGAGGGGGGTGAGCCGCCCGAGCGGTTCGACACGGAACGGGGGTGTTACGTCAAACAGGTCGCCTCCGGACGGTTCGGCGTGACGACGGAGTACCTCCGAGCGGCCGAGGAGATCCAGATCAAGATGGCCCAGGGGTCGAAGCCGGGCGAGGGCGGCCACCTGCCCGGGAGCAAGGTGAACGACCTGATCGCACACGTCCGGTGTTCCACGCCGGGCGTCGGGCTGATCTCCCCGCCGCCACAACACGACATCTACTCCATCGAGGACCTCAAGCAGCTGATCCACGACCTGAAGTCCGTCAACCCGGACGCGGACGTGAACGTGAAGTTGGTCGCCGGCTCCGGCATCGGCACCATCGCCGCCGGCGTCGCCAAGGCCAACGCCGACGCCGTCCACGTCTCCGGCCACTCCGGCGGGACGGGGGCGTCGCCGCGGACGAGTATCAAACACGCCGGGCTGCCGTGGGAGCTCGGACTCGCCGAGACCAACCAGATGCTCCGGGAGACGGGGCTGCGCGACCGGATTCGAGTGTCGACGGACGGCGGGCTGAAGACCGGCCGCGACGTGGCCGTCGCGGCCCTGCTTGGCGCCGAGGAGTTCGCCTTCGGCACGGCCTCGCTCGTCTCCTCCGGCTGTGTGATGGCGCGGCAGTGTCACCAGAACACCTGTCCGGTCGGTGTCGCCACCCAACGCGAGGACCTCCGCGACCGGTTCCCGGGCGAGCCGGAGCACGTCATCCAGTTCATGCAGTTCGTCGCGCAGGAACTCCGGGAGATCCTGGCGGACCTGGGCTACCGTTCCGTCGAGGAGGTCGTCGGGCGACCGGACCTGTTGAGCCGGCGCGAGGAACTGCCGGGGCGGGCGGACACGCTGGACCCGAGTGCGGTGCTCGCCACGCCGGCCGACGGCCCGCGGACGAAACGACAGTCGCAGCCGACGCCCGCGGGCGACCAACTGGAGGACCGACTCCTGTCGCGGATCGGCGACCACGTCCGCGAGGGAACGTCCGTCCAGGTGGAACACCCCGTGACGAACGCGGACCGGACGGTCGGCGCGACCGTCTCCAGGCGGGTGATCGACGCCCACGGCGGCGACGGGCTGCCGGAGGACACGGTGGAACTCGACTTCCACGGCGCCGCCGGCCAGTCGTTCGGTGCGTTCCTGGCGTCGGGCGTGACGGCGACCGTGACCGGGACGGCCAACGACTACGTCGGCAAGGGGCTCTCCGGTGGGACGGTCGTCGTCCGGGCCCCGTCGGAGGCGGCCTACGACCCCGCCGAGGAGGTGGCCATCGGCAACGTCGCGCTGTACGGCGCGACGGACGGCGCCGCCTACGTCGAGGGGGTGGCCGGCGAGCGGTTCGCCGTCCGCAACTCCGGCGCGACGGCGGTCGTCGAAGGTGTCGGCGACCACGGCTGTGAGTACATGACCGGCGGGGTCGTCGCCGTGCTCGGCGAGGTGGGCCGCAACTTCGCGGCCGGCATGAGCGGCGGTGTCGCGTACGTGTACGACCCGGACGGCACCGCAGCCGACCGGGTGAACCGTGGGATGGTGTCGACGAGCGACACGCTGTCGGACCGCGACCGCGCCATGCTCCGCCGACTGGTGGAGAACCACGCCGCCCGCACCGACAGCGACCACGCCCGCGAACTGTTGGCCGACTGGGATCGTGTCGTCGGTGAGTTCCTCCGGGTGTTCCCGGACCCGTACGCGGACGTGCTGGCGGCCGGCGACGCCGAGGACGTGCGGGCGGACCTCCCACCTCGCGTCGCCGACGCAACCGGGGAGTCTCCGGGGGTCCTCGGCGACGACTGA